Proteins co-encoded in one Spirosoma endbachense genomic window:
- a CDS encoding NACHT domain-containing protein, whose amino-acid sequence MDPFTAAALVYITGKIGDKLIDRGLDKHLDALSEKILPKTTFQDRLRVVVDKTIKEFEKKENFQNKTKQFYFYESEILFTQVLESQIYQDIENPLKYENFEGNLNIITPTQADLNNFFNIFLKNIEADEDLRKLYIDQYYKEEIFKLSSKIDKIVNNKIYENDSKGLLNNEIINNYLNKNINKSEFQNIDKIYVMLTGQKYVHDIDQHAKKVNEGRYFDKFNEGIFDNEYGVFDEEDFDEIIPIIDLINKVDKLIILGTAGSGKTTTIQKIFSTTIQHRNINPQEYLPVIIKIKKYKPNSELETLISTEIGLDVEEIKKMLISGDFYIFIDGLNEIGDNIKNEAYDDLKDFLSKYPTNKYLITTRKHTFNNIFDLPVYDLKELNEIQIKEYIQKYLEFYNKKIDYDLWGKLKDDINIISLTKNPLTLRMLVFLTLNDNIVINRGKLYESFIKYIYKREINKDIKFDIVLKNDILAYCALDMRKKGINQLSIEETRKLVNKKVNNIILTNKIVLELLEINLLVIDNEKNISFLHDTYLEYFSALEINNNFITNKVLDIANIEDSKWDDTLLMCSDLLLRSSDKHRFFEYLFVGEKKKEPKNLHMFDYDDVNDTVLVACKIANNLRNSNPKVFQTAESYILNYITLYMIYKEDNRIINSKKLFSCIAALNSRKALRKIFYEEKWQIYWLYSDDEDENIERTEKQNIEETNFLNIAKYLIDNLSNYAETLQFIHEFNLNIYSSKLAAMFSKSIKRRVSYLLTEIYKKISSEELIAIYNRNPNIYTLQIIGRRDINFFVNNYDIELFGEDKFIETLIKFHDYSNLLLEKNLLRAIIDNKVRYKTLLKVIQKLCTIYFINEKYLSLGNLYTILENSDNSYSKISIIINFSKKINFNNIPENIKNTLLEEYQLFSSKKDKILNQFRDTNILDLFKRKKEFQIQYFDFKINPNNKKNIFILLTKYSDNRYIEVGDPFVINGYILGLVNSINEVDIIKNEKEYAIIKTGKIVWQSKRVDKIGLNNVYYISADIFSTNMENISAEGTISSVLHFTNPKNLINILIENRNILNFFINQNIFARIHPDLVVNDTELVSYIISNITEYNFIIYNLNISFLFYGKTRSFEPGLILAISTYFAIVLKLRTGELKALPIPQSFRNSFNVKKYVIIENNNNIHQIENIDINENNGFKKSGIISVNYLKKTGFIHNLFSTKDYFFSFKECDFIPEIGDEVFFISRTNEYEKYKNYLIAINIRFIRRLYCRLKTIEEVNEYFTGMAIDTITNEEIQYSIKANNVLNGKLFIDKIYKYIPSKRHGNFSANRATLLFPHLR is encoded by the coding sequence ATGGATCCATTTACTGCGGCAGCTTTAGTTTATATTACTGGAAAAATAGGTGATAAATTAATTGACAGAGGATTAGATAAACACCTCGATGCGCTCTCAGAAAAAATTTTACCTAAAACTACTTTTCAGGATAGGCTAAGAGTAGTAGTAGATAAAACTATCAAAGAATTTGAAAAAAAAGAAAATTTTCAAAACAAAACAAAACAATTTTATTTTTACGAATCAGAAATTTTATTTACTCAAGTCTTAGAAAGTCAAATATATCAGGACATTGAAAATCCATTAAAATATGAAAATTTTGAAGGTAATTTAAATATTATTACCCCAACTCAAGCAGATCTGAATAATTTCTTTAATATTTTCTTGAAAAACATTGAAGCAGATGAAGATCTTCGCAAATTGTATATAGATCAATATTACAAAGAAGAAATTTTCAAATTAAGTTCAAAAATAGACAAAATTGTTAACAACAAAATTTATGAAAATGATAGCAAAGGACTACTTAACAATGAAATTATAAATAATTATTTAAATAAAAATATAAATAAAAGCGAATTTCAAAATATTGATAAAATATATGTAATGCTGACAGGGCAAAAATATGTTCATGATATAGATCAGCACGCAAAAAAGGTAAATGAAGGGAGATATTTTGATAAATTTAATGAAGGTATATTTGACAATGAATATGGAGTATTTGATGAAGAAGATTTTGATGAAATTATTCCGATAATTGACCTTATAAATAAAGTTGATAAGCTAATTATACTAGGTACCGCAGGTTCGGGTAAAACTACTACTATTCAAAAAATATTTTCAACTACCATTCAACATCGTAATATTAATCCGCAAGAATATTTGCCAGTAATAATTAAAATAAAAAAATATAAGCCTAATAGTGAATTAGAAACATTAATCTCAACAGAGATTGGTTTAGATGTTGAAGAAATAAAAAAAATGCTAATATCAGGAGACTTTTACATTTTTATTGATGGGCTTAATGAAATTGGAGATAATATAAAAAATGAAGCTTATGACGATCTAAAAGATTTTTTAAGTAAATACCCGACTAATAAATATTTAATAACAACTAGGAAGCATACATTTAATAATATATTTGATTTGCCGGTCTATGATTTAAAAGAGTTAAACGAAATTCAAATTAAAGAATATATTCAGAAATATTTAGAATTTTATAATAAAAAAATAGATTATGATTTATGGGGAAAGCTGAAAGATGATATAAACATTATTTCACTTACGAAAAATCCTCTAACTCTGCGAATGTTAGTATTTCTAACATTAAATGATAACATAGTTATTAACAGAGGAAAATTATACGAAAGCTTTATAAAATATATTTATAAGAGAGAGATAAACAAAGATATTAAATTTGATATTGTTTTGAAAAATGATATACTTGCTTATTGTGCATTAGATATGAGGAAAAAAGGCATTAACCAATTATCAATTGAAGAAACAAGAAAATTAGTTAACAAGAAAGTTAATAATATTATTCTAACTAATAAAATAGTATTAGAATTATTAGAAATTAATTTACTGGTAATTGATAATGAAAAAAATATATCTTTTTTGCATGACACGTATTTAGAATATTTTTCTGCATTAGAAATAAATAATAATTTTATAACCAACAAAGTATTAGATATAGCTAATATAGAAGATTCAAAATGGGATGATACGCTATTAATGTGCAGTGATTTACTACTTCGAAGCTCTGATAAGCACCGGTTCTTTGAGTATTTATTTGTTGGAGAAAAGAAAAAGGAGCCAAAAAATTTACACATGTTTGACTATGATGATGTGAATGATACCGTACTAGTTGCCTGCAAAATTGCAAATAACTTAAGAAATTCTAATCCTAAAGTTTTTCAAACCGCAGAATCATATATATTAAATTATATTACTTTATATATGATATATAAAGAAGACAATAGAATAATAAATTCAAAAAAATTATTTTCATGCATAGCGGCTTTAAATAGTAGAAAAGCATTAAGAAAAATCTTCTACGAAGAAAAATGGCAAATTTATTGGCTTTACTCTGATGATGAAGATGAAAATATTGAGCGAACAGAAAAACAAAATATTGAGGAGACGAATTTTTTGAATATTGCAAAATATTTAATTGACAATTTATCTAACTATGCCGAAACTTTACAGTTCATTCATGAATTTAATTTGAATATTTATTCTAGTAAACTGGCTGCTATGTTTTCAAAATCAATAAAACGTCGTGTAAGCTATTTATTAACAGAAATATATAAAAAAATTTCAAGTGAAGAATTAATCGCAATTTATAATAGAAATCCTAATATTTATACTCTGCAGATTATAGGCAGAAGGGATATAAATTTTTTTGTTAATAATTATGATATCGAATTATTTGGCGAAGATAAATTCATTGAAACTCTAATAAAATTTCATGATTATTCAAATTTATTATTAGAAAAAAATCTTTTGAGAGCTATTATTGACAATAAAGTTAGATATAAAACTCTACTTAAGGTTATACAAAAACTCTGTACAATATATTTCATCAATGAAAAATACCTTTCACTAGGCAATTTGTATACAATTTTAGAGAATTCAGATAATAGTTATTCAAAAATTTCGATTATAATAAACTTCAGCAAAAAGATAAATTTTAATAATATTCCAGAAAATATAAAGAATACTTTATTAGAAGAATATCAATTGTTTTCATCTAAGAAAGATAAAATTCTAAATCAATTTAGAGATACAAATATCCTTGATTTATTTAAAAGAAAAAAAGAATTTCAAATTCAATATTTTGACTTTAAAATAAACCCTAACAATAAAAAAAATATTTTCATTCTACTCACAAAATATTCCGACAATAGATATATTGAAGTAGGTGACCCCTTTGTAATTAATGGCTATATATTGGGATTAGTAAATTCTATAAATGAGGTAGATATAATAAAAAATGAAAAAGAATATGCTATAATTAAAACAGGAAAAATAGTTTGGCAAAGTAAAAGAGTTGATAAAATCGGTTTGAACAATGTTTATTATATTTCGGCTGATATATTTTCTACTAATATGGAAAATATATCAGCCGAAGGGACTATATCCTCTGTTTTGCATTTTACTAACCCCAAAAACCTAATTAACATATTAATCGAAAATAGAAACATTTTAAATTTTTTCATAAATCAAAATATATTTGCTAGAATCCATCCCGACTTAGTTGTAAATGATACTGAATTGGTGAGTTATATTATTTCTAATATTACTGAATATAATTTTATTATATATAATCTAAATATTTCCTTCTTGTTTTATGGTAAAACTAGATCATTTGAACCTGGTTTAATCTTGGCGATTAGTACGTATTTTGCAATCGTCCTTAAATTAAGGACTGGCGAACTCAAGGCTCTACCTATACCTCAAAGCTTTCGCAATAGTTTTAATGTAAAAAAATATGTTATTATAGAAAATAATAATAATATACATCAAATAGAAAATATTGATATTAATGAAAATAATGGATTTAAGAAGAGTGGCATAATTTCCGTAAATTATTTAAAGAAAACTGGCTTTATTCATAACTTATTTTCAACAAAAGATTATTTTTTCTCCTTTAAGGAGTGTGATTTTATACCTGAGATAGGTGACGAGGTATTCTTTATTTCGAGAACAAACGAGTATGAAAAATATAAAAATTATTTAATTGCTATTAATATTAGATTTATACGTCGTTTGTATTGCAGATTAAAAACTATCGAAGAAGTCAACGAATATTTTACAGGCATGGCAATTGACACAATTACTAATGAAGAGATTCAATATTCAATAAAAGCAAATAACGTATTAAATGGTAAACTATTTATAGATAAAATATATAAATATATCCCTAGTAAACGTCATGGCAATTTTAGTGCCAACCGAGCTACTTTATTGTTTCCTCACCTACGATAG
- a CDS encoding IS5 family transposase: MTKTGCQWRLLPNDLPPWPLCYYCFWNWRNQGNWQKLNKAVVERRRQKAGRDGSPSVGVIDSQSVKCSEWGVFPKGYDGPKKVNGRKRHIVVDTLGLVLVVVVHAANQHESPAARVVLTRLAEREYERMSKILADSAYGKKLASWLKKSFGLLLEVVKVSELSAFHVVPMSWKVERTFSRMN; the protein is encoded by the coding sequence CTGACAAAAACTGGATGCCAATGGCGACTTTTGCCTAATGATCTACCACCCTGGCCGCTTTGCTACTACTGCTTCTGGAACTGGCGCAACCAGGGAAACTGGCAAAAACTTAATAAAGCGGTAGTGGAACGTCGGCGACAGAAAGCCGGACGGGACGGCTCGCCCAGTGTGGGAGTCATTGACTCACAAAGTGTAAAATGTAGTGAATGGGGCGTTTTCCCCAAAGGCTATGATGGCCCTAAAAAAGTGAATGGGCGCAAACGCCATATCGTCGTAGATACGCTGGGGTTGGTTTTAGTGGTCGTAGTTCATGCCGCCAATCAACACGAGAGTCCAGCGGCCCGAGTGGTATTAACGCGGTTAGCTGAGCGGGAATATGAGCGAATGAGTAAGATTTTAGCGGATAGTGCCTATGGCAAAAAACTGGCTAGCTGGCTCAAGAAGTCATTTGGTTTGCTATTGGAGGTGGTGAAAGTAAGTGAGTTGTCTGCTTTTCATGTGGTTCCTATGAGCTGGAAAGTCGAACGCACCTTCTCCAGGATGAATTGA
- a CDS encoding recombinase family protein → MIFGYVRVSTADQTAEGQRSLIARYVVDHKLIVDEWIEVEMSSRKSVEQRRLTELLGKVSGEDTIIISELSRLGRSIREVLSLIEELINDKKCRLILIKQGLDINPKNHRDMTTKVLLTVFSMMAELERDFVSERTKEGLRARKERGIILGKPKGVIQASIYDKDKERIIHLRSLGVPITAIINTHLKYGKYLSLKKYIDRQKPSPFSLITV, encoded by the coding sequence ATGATTTTTGGGTATGTACGGGTATCTACAGCGGATCAGACTGCTGAAGGACAACGGAGCCTGATCGCTCGTTACGTAGTCGATCATAAACTGATCGTCGACGAATGGATCGAAGTCGAAATGTCATCTCGCAAATCGGTTGAGCAGCGTCGGCTCACCGAACTATTGGGTAAAGTCTCCGGAGAAGACACCATTATCATTTCCGAGTTGTCTCGCCTGGGCCGATCGATCCGGGAGGTGTTGAGTTTGATCGAGGAGCTTATCAACGACAAGAAGTGTCGGCTCATCCTGATTAAGCAGGGACTGGACATTAATCCTAAGAACCACCGGGACATGACGACCAAAGTACTGTTGACAGTTTTTAGTATGATGGCCGAGTTGGAGCGAGACTTTGTTTCCGAGCGAACCAAGGAAGGTCTGCGTGCCAGAAAAGAAAGGGGAATCATACTGGGAAAACCCAAAGGTGTAATTCAGGCCTCAATTTACGATAAGGACAAGGAGAGAATCATACACCTACGCTCCCTGGGTGTACCTATAACGGCTATTATCAATACGCACCTGAAGTATGGCAAATACTTATCTCTGAAAAAATACATTGATCGACAGAAGCCATCTCCGTTCAGCCTAATTACTGTATAG
- a CDS encoding DUF5677 domain-containing protein, with the protein MKTKPVENVLPLSVEAQTVMDVYSDAIHEMVCRGTHIFAESLKRNKSKETITEIDIAAPLLFRHILELMDAISVQVKSGVIVPCKVYLRAIPEVVVSLEYLLRENTEEIAACFFIVD; encoded by the coding sequence ATGAAGACTAAACCGGTAGAGAATGTTCTGCCACTGTCGGTAGAGGCTCAAACGGTAATGGATGTGTACTCTGATGCCATTCATGAAATGGTGTGTCGTGGTACGCACATTTTCGCTGAGAGCTTAAAGCGAAACAAGTCAAAAGAAACCATTACAGAGATAGATATAGCCGCTCCCTTACTCTTCAGGCATATATTGGAATTAATGGATGCCATTTCTGTCCAGGTTAAATCAGGCGTAATCGTACCCTGTAAGGTTTATCTACGAGCAATACCTGAAGTAGTCGTTAGCTTAGAATACCTGTTGAGAGAAAACACAGAGGAGATAGCCGCCTGCTTTTTTATAGTTGATTAA
- a CDS encoding recombinase family protein, which produces MVRSIKEVLGLVEKLMTEKNCRLILIKQNLDLDPKNHRDMTNKILLTFFSMIAELERDLVSEQTIGGLQVLKDKGIKLGKSKGVIQPSIYDKDHDKIMHLKGMGVPLNTIIDVHLKYVSIFLSKIH; this is translated from the coding sequence TTGGTCAGATCGATCAAAGAGGTTTTAGGACTGGTTGAAAAGTTGATGACGGAGAAAAATTGTCGACTAATCCTTATAAAGCAAAATCTGGATCTGGACCCGAAGAATCATCGGGACATGACTAATAAGATTCTGTTGACATTCTTTTCAATGATTGCTGAGCTGGAGCGGGACTTGGTATCAGAACAAACGATCGGAGGTTTACAGGTTTTGAAGGATAAAGGCATTAAGCTTGGAAAATCTAAAGGGGTTATCCAGCCCTCGATCTATGATAAAGATCACGATAAGATCATGCACCTGAAGGGTATGGGTGTTCCTCTAAATACGATTATTGATGTTCACCTGAAATACGTAAGTATCTTTCTCTCAAAAATACATTGA
- a CDS encoding abortive infection system antitoxin AbiGi family protein yields MGQLSANALFHFTPKLEWLASILEHGFKPRYCEEFNAELDDVPNFMENASIPMTCFCDIPLSSIAKHAQYYGKDINGGYGIGLKKNERLMGKLSPILYFNKSTQIINMLEGIQDRLLNVWAGIGDLSVDQHKLDGKDFYTRIEDISEKHLKIMDLSSTSSQAIELVFNLRAYMKPYQNKVGHYRYYDEKEWRYIPDFNVPPFTGKAFAHRDHPFMLKMKDEFFKDTLKIKDELNESINQHPSLWLTITAEDIKYLIVKNEQEIHQLLDLVREIDQRTGKFPIESRDLIASKIVTCEQIFEDY; encoded by the coding sequence ATGGGCCAATTAAGCGCAAATGCACTCTTTCATTTTACCCCAAAATTAGAGTGGTTAGCTAGTATACTGGAGCACGGTTTTAAACCCAGGTATTGTGAAGAGTTCAATGCAGAGCTGGACGATGTTCCAAATTTTATGGAAAATGCAAGTATACCCATGACTTGTTTTTGTGATATACCACTTTCGAGTATAGCCAAACACGCCCAATATTATGGAAAAGATATTAATGGGGGTTACGGAATAGGATTGAAGAAGAACGAACGATTGATGGGAAAGCTTAGCCCCATATTATACTTTAATAAATCAACGCAAATAATCAATATGCTTGAGGGTATTCAAGATCGCTTGCTTAACGTATGGGCAGGAATAGGGGATCTTTCAGTAGACCAGCACAAATTAGATGGGAAAGATTTTTATACTCGTATCGAGGATATAAGTGAAAAACATCTGAAGATTATGGACTTAAGTTCAACATCTAGTCAAGCCATCGAATTAGTTTTCAATTTACGAGCCTACATGAAACCCTATCAAAATAAGGTAGGTCATTATCGGTATTATGACGAAAAAGAATGGAGGTATATACCGGATTTTAACGTACCTCCTTTTACAGGGAAAGCGTTTGCCCATAGAGATCATCCATTTATGCTAAAGATGAAAGATGAATTCTTCAAAGACACACTAAAAATTAAGGATGAGTTAAATGAATCTATAAATCAACACCCCTCTTTATGGCTTACAATTACTGCAGAAGATATCAAATATTTGATTGTAAAGAACGAGCAGGAGATTCACCAGTTACTCGATCTAGTAAGGGAAATTGACCAGAGAACGGGAAAGTTTCCAATTGAATCAAGAGACCTAATTGCCAGTAAGATAGTTACTTGTGAGCAAATATTCGAAGATTATTGA
- a CDS encoding DDE-type integrase/transposase/recombinase: MEAADQFYNPTTAPNQLWQTDFTYFKIKNWGWYYLSTVLDDYLQYILA; encoded by the coding sequence ATGGAGGCAGCCGATCAGTTCTATAACCCAACTACGGCTCCCAATCAGCTTTGGCAAACCGACTTTACCTATTTCAAGATCAAAAACTGGGGCTGGTATTATCTCTCGACAGTGTTAGATGACTATTTGCAGTATATTTTAGCTTAG